From the genome of Primulina eburnea isolate SZY01 chromosome 12, ASM2296580v1, whole genome shotgun sequence, one region includes:
- the LOC140808180 gene encoding heat shock cognate 70 kDa protein-like yields MAGNSQGPAVGIDLGTTYSCVAVWRHDRAESIPNDQGNRTTPSYVAFNDTERLIGDAAKNLAARNPTNTIFDAKRLIGRRFSDPLVQSDKKLWPFKVISGPVDKPVIVVNYKGQEKKFVAEEISSMVLTKMKETAEAFLGLPVKNAVITVPAYFNDSQRQATKDAGIISGLNILRIIVEPTAAAIAYSLDKTVRGSGEKKNVLIFDLGGGTFDVSLLTVENSMIKVKAIAGDTHLGGEDFDNRMVNHCVQEFKRKHKNDISDNPRALRRLRTSCEKAKRNLSSVTETTIGIDCLYDGKDFDCKITRAKFQELNMDLFKKCLDHVEKCLDDAEMDKKSIHEVVLVGGSTRIPKVQQMLQYFFNGKELCKSIHPDEAVASGAAIQAAILSGQGNAEVRDILLCEVTPLSLGVHVQGGAMSVIIPRNTTIPTKKEKIFETCSYTKSSALIQVFEGERARTVDNNLLGKFELTDIPPVSRGVRRIVITFSIDANGILDVSAQDQTSGNKKSMTIINDKGRLSVEEIQRMLREAEIYKAQDEQHRRRVEAKNALENYVYEVRSKIENNMNFIAEWTFSDRMKIKVAIDLATLWLESNQLARENQFKDKMKEVESICDPIIAKMSSV; encoded by the exons ATGGCTGGAAACAGCCAAGGACCCGCCGTTGGAATCGATTTGGGCACCACTTATTCATGCGTTGCCGTGTGGCGGCATGATCGTGCTGAGAGCATACCCAATGATCAGGGCAACCGCACAACGCCTTCTTACGTAGCTTTCAACGACACAGAACGTCTCATCGGTGATGCCGCCAAGAATCTTGCGGCCCGGAACCCAACCAACACCATTTTTG ATGCTAAGAGGTTGATCGGTCGGAGATTCAGCGACCCTTTGGTCCAGAGTGATAAGAAACTCTGGCCTTTCAAAGTGATTTCCGGCCCGGTCGATAAACCAGTGATTGTGGTTAACTACAAAGGCCAGGAGAAAAAGTTTGTGGCCGAAGAGATTTCTTCGATGGTCCTCACCAAGATGAAAGAAACCGCAGAAGCTTTTCTTGGTTTACCAGTAAAAAACGCAGTTATTACAGTGCCTGCCTATTTCAATGATTCCCAAAGGCAAGCCACCAAGGATGCTGGAATTATCTCTGGGCTTAATATCTTGCGTATCATTGTCGAGCCAACTGCTGCAGCCATTGCATATAGTCTCGACAAAACAGTTCGCGGCTCTGGTGAAAAGAAAAATGTGCTGATTTTCGATCTTGGGGGTGGCACCTTCGATGTGTCACTCCTCACTGTGGAGAATAGTATGATTAAGGTTAAGGCCATCGCTGGTGACACCCATCTTGGGGGAGAGGATTTCGACAACCGAATGGTTAACCATTGTGTTCAAGAGTTCAAAAGAAAGCACAAAAATGATATAAGTGACAACCCCCGAGCATTGAGGAGGTTGAGGACATCATGTGAGAAGGCAAAGAGGAATCTATCTTCAGTGACAGAAACAACTATTGGAATTGATTGTTTGTATGACGGGAAAGATTTTGACTGTAAAATAACTCGTGCAAAATTTCAGGAACTCAACATGGATTTGTTTAAGAAATGCCTTGACCATGTTGAGAAGTGTTTGGATGATGCCGAGATGGACAAGAAAAGTATCCACGAAGTGGTGCTGGTTGGCGGATCTACTAGAATCCCAAAGGTTCAACAAATGCTACAATATTTCTTTAATGGCAAAGAGCTGTGCAAGAGCATTCATCCTGACGAGGCTGTTGCTTCTGGTGCCGCTATTCAAGCAGCAATTTTATCTGGCCAGGGTAATGCAGAGGTTCGAGATATATTGTTATGCGAAGTCACGCCTTTGTCCCTAGGCGTGCACGTCCAAGGAGGCGCAATGAGTGTAATCATACCAAGAAACACTACTATTCCTACTAAGAAGGAGAAAATATTTGAGACATGTTCTTACACCAAAAGCTCGGCGCTGATCCAAGTGTTCGAGGGAGAAAGGGCGAGAACGGTTGATAACAATTTGTTGGGTAAATTCGAGCTCACCGACATTCCACCTGTTTCGAGGGGCGTACGTAGAATAGTCATCACCTTTAGTATCGACGCTAATGGGATCTTAGATGTTTCTGCCCAAGATCAAACATCTGGGAACAAAAAAAGCATGACAATCATCAATGACAAAGGCAGGTTATCTGTTGAAGAGATTCAGAGAATGCTGCGAGAAGCCGAGATTTACAAGGCCCAAGATGAGCAACATAGAAGGAGAGTTGAAGCCAAGAATGCTCTGGAAAATTATGTCTACGAAGTAAGGAGTAAAATCGAAAacaacatgaattttattgccgAATGGACATTTTCAGACAGGATGAAGATTAAAGTTGCCATTGACCTGGCTACCTTGTGGTTGGAAAGCAATCAACTTGCTAGAGAAAATCAATTCAAGGACAAAATGAAAGAAGTAGAGAGCATTTGCGACCCCATCATTGCAAAGATGTCCTCAGTGTGA
- the LOC140808083 gene encoding heat shock cognate 70 kDa protein-like, with protein MAPRTEGTAIGIDLGTTYSCVAVWRHDRVEIIPNDQGNRTTPSYVAFKQSECLIGDAAQNEVAMNLTNTVFDAKRLIGRRFSDPLVRRDRELWPFKVIAGANDKPMIEVTYKGEKKQISAEEISAMVLTKMKQTAEAFLGFEVKNAVITVPAYFNDSQRQATKDAGTISGLNVLRIIVEPTAAAIAYGISKKYSKVGPKNVLIFDLGGGTFDVSVLTIENSIFQVKAVAGDTHLGGEDFDNRVVNYFVQEFKRRHKTDIRDNPRALRKLRTCCERGKRNLSATTDTTIAIDSLYNGIDFECTLTRAKFEELNMDLFDQCINHVDKCLKDAKVDKKIIHDVVLAGGSTRIPKVQQMLQNFFNGKELCRSIHPDEAIAYGAAVEAASLIRVDNPKIRDMVLLDVTPLSLGIRLAGDVMDVFIPRNTTIPIKKEKRLTTGIDFQKNVDFSVYQGESARTTDNILLGEFDLIGIHPAPKNVPYLNVCFHIDANGILHVSAKDRTSGRKNNITINSIKGRFGKVEIERMTKEIRKCI; from the exons ATGGCTCCTAGAACCGAAGGAACGGCGATCGGAATCGATCTGGGCACAACTTATTCATGCGTAGCGGTGTGGCGGCATGATCGTGTGGAGATCATACCCAATGATCAGGGCAACCGGACCACACCTTCTTATGTAGCTTTCAAGCAAAGCGAATGTCTCATCGGCGATGCCGCCCAGAATGAAGTTGCCATGAACCTAACTAACACTGTTTTTG ATGCTAAGCGATTGATTGGTCGAAGATTCAGCGACCCTTTGGTCCGGAGGGATCGGGAACTTTGGCCTTTCAAGGTTATTGCTGGTGCCAATGACAAGCCCATGATTGAGGTTACCTACAAAGGTGAAAAGAAACAAATTTCTGCTGAAGAGATCTCCGCAATGGTCCTCACCAAAATGAAGCAAACGGCAGAAGCTTTTCTTGGGTTCGAGGTAAAAAATGCGGTTATTACGGTGCCAGCCTACTTTAATGATTCACAAAGGCAGGCCACCAAGGATGCTGGAACTATTTCGGGGCTCAACGTCTTGCGTATTATTGTCGAACCAACTGCTGCAGCTATTGCCTATGGCATCAGTAAAAAATACAGCAAGGTCGGTCCGAAAAATGTACTTATTTTTGACCTCGGAGGTGGTACCTTCGATGTGTCTGTTCTCACCATAGAGAACAGTATCTTTCAGGTCAAGGCTGTTGCTGGTGACACCCACCTTGGAGGAGAAGATTTCGACAATAGAGTGGTCAActattttgtccaagagttcaAGAGAAGGCATAAAACGGACATAAGAGACAACCCCCGAGCATTGAGAAAGTTGAGGACATGCTGTGAGAGGGGAAAGCGGAATCTATCTGCCACAACAGATACAACCATAGCAATTGATAGTTTGTACAATGGAATTGATTTCGAGTGTACACTAACCCGTGCAAAGTTTGAGGAGTTGAACatggatttatttgatcaatgcATCAACCATGTCGACAAGTGTTTGAAGGATGCCAAGGTGGACAAGAAAATCATCCACGACGTGGTACTTGCTGGTGGATCCACTAGAATTCCGAAGGTGCAGCAAATGCTTCAAAATTTCTTCAATGGGAAGGAGTTGTGCAGAAGCATTCACCCTGATGAGGCCATAGCTTACGGTGCTGCAGTTGAAGCGGCGTCTCTAATCAGAGTGGATAACCCCAAGATTCGAGACATGGTACTATTGGATGTCACACCTCTGTCTCTCGGTATCCGGCTTGCAGGCGATGTCATGGATGTTTTCATCCCAAGAAACACAACCATTCCTATCAAGAAGGAGAAGAGATTGACAACGGGCATCGACTTCCAAAAGAATGTCGACTTCTCCGTGTACCAAGGGGAAAGTGCAAGAACAACTGACAACATTCTGTTAGGCGAATTCGATCTTATAGGCATTCATCCTGCCCCAAAGAATGTTCCTTATCTAAATGTCTGTTTCCACATCGATGCTAACGGCATCCTGCACGTTTCTGCTAAAGACAGAACAAGCGGtcggaaaaacaacatcacgATCAACAGTATTAAAGGCAGATTTGGTAAGGTTGAGATTGAGAGAATGACCAAAGAAATTCGTAAATGTATATAG